The following coding sequences lie in one Chelonoidis abingdonii isolate Lonesome George chromosome 6, CheloAbing_2.0, whole genome shotgun sequence genomic window:
- the LOC116820753 gene encoding interferon beta-like, with protein sequence MIKETFSNQILKFRDMKERHNNLHRTLNKLQAQGSTQRKGLHRHHHASRCLLHVCLILLFSTEISSRLCTMLHFQQNKVNKESLELLKKMSGNFPSQCIHERAAFKPTQEVSQLSLFQKENAKVAIQEILQEIFNIFSKNLTQSTWDGTSIVRFQNGLYQQIQRLEACLRAQMEKDLTNPQSEDLQHTSRRVKQYFQGTDAFLKEMQYSLCAWETICMEIPRCFVLIDKLTRNLSN encoded by the coding sequence ATGATCAAAGAAACATTCTCCAACCAAATACTTAAATTCAGAGACATGAAGGAAAGACACAACAATCTACATAGGACCCTCAACAAACTCCAGGCACAAGGTTCCACACAAAGAAAAGGACTGCATAGACATCATCATGCCTCCAGGTGTTTGCTGCATGTTTGCCTCATACTGCTCTTCTCCACTGAAATCTCGTCTCGGCTCTGTACCATGCTTCACTTCCAGCAGAACAAAGTGAACAAAGAGAGCTTGGAGCTTCTGAAGAAAATGAGTGGAAATTTCCCTTCACAATGCATACATGAAAGGGCAGCTTTCAAGCCCACCCAGGAAGTTTCCCAACTCTCACTGTTCCAGAAGGAGAATGCCAAGGTGGCAATCCAAGAGATCCTCCAAGAGATCTTCAACATCTTTAGCAAAAACCTCACTCAAAGTACCTGGGATGGGACTTCTATAGTCAGGTTCCAAAATGGACTTTACCAGCAAATTCAGCGGCTGGAGGCATGTTTGAGAGCACAGATGGAGAAGGACTTAACCAACCCACAAAGTGAGGACCTCCAGCACACCAGTCGGAGAGTGAAACAATACTTTCAGGGGACAGATGCTTTCCTGAAAGAAATGCAATACAGCTTGTGTGCCTGGGAGACTATTTGCATGGAAATACCCAGATGTTTTGTACTGATTGACAAACTCACTAGAAACCTTAGTAACTAA